CTGTCTCCCCGGACACGGGGCGGGCGAGAGACATGCTGCGGGGTCGGGCGTCTTCTATCTGCAGGGCGATGGGGCCTGGGTCTCCTTTAGTCCTGGGGCTTTGTAGGGCCTGGTGCTTTCCTCTCTCTCGTTCTGGGGACCCGAGGGGCTTGGGTCTCCTCTGCTCGGGGGCACAGCTCAGGCTGGCCCCGTGATTCTTGCCTTGGTATGCAGATGCCATGGTTAGGGTTGGGGGTCCTTTGAGAAGGCTCTGAAACTCATCCTGGTCTTGTGAGACCTGAGCGGAGACCCGGGAAGTACTGTGGGGTTCTTCCACTTGGTGTCTTGACTTTCTGTGACATTATCTGGTTCCTCTTTGATAGAAGTGCTTCCGAGAGCTGTAGGCCAAACGGGAACCAGGGCTCCTTCTGCCTGGTCGTGTGGGTCTTATGACATCGTGACATGGTCAGTGTCGCAAAGCTGCTGAGCAGCGGGGGAGCAAGGGCTGTTCTCAGAGCTTTGGGAGTTAAGTGAAGCGGAGCCTCTGGGGGTGGCACCCACATGCACACTGATGGTCCCTGGCCGCTGTGCCCTGCCTCGTGTTCTGGTGTTACGGTGGGGGACATAGGATAGGGCTGGAGACATGTCCTGAGCCGGCTCACAGAGCTCCACTGCACTGCGCTCACACACGCAGTTCTTTGAGCTCCAAGCTCCTGTCGGGTTCCTCTCCTGACCTTGTGATTAGAATGTGTTGAGGTGTTgtcctgggaggtgggagggccGGAAGAGGAGGGGAGACTGTGTTTCCCTTGTTCTCTGTGGGCCTCGTTCCTATGCTGCGGGTAGGATTTAGGAAGGGCAGGTCGGGGTCCTGTCCTGTTCTGTTCTGTCCTTGGTGCTGCCTTGCTGTGAGACTGCTCCCATGTAAAGGCCTCGACCTCACGGTCTCCCAGGGAGCTCCCCAGTATCCACCTGGGGCCAGCCTCCTGAAACTGTGCGCACAGTCGCTCTGCCTGAGTGCAGAGCCGTGGCTGAGGCAGAGGATTGAGTGGAGCCTGGTTCCCAGTGACTGTTTCACCACTTTGCTGAGATACAATTGACGTATAAAAAACTGTGCGCAGTTAGTACGTTCATCTTGGTGAACTTGACGGGAAGTATCCACCTGGGAAACCATCGAAACGTGTGGGCCGTGAACATGGCCCTTGTTTTGGAGGAGGCTTTCTTCCTGTGTGTTTGCTTGTCTCTTCATTCTCGATGCCTTACGTGACTGTTTAATATTGAACAGACTCTGCTCTGCATTTGAGTTCTACTGACTAGTCCGTTTCCTGTGAGGCATTAACGTTTACCTGGAAGAGATTGAAGGAGTCCAGAGAGGGAGTGCTGAGTGTTTGTCCGGAGCTGTCTTTGCCTCTTTCTCAATGGGACCTGACCGCCCCTGTGTCCGGGTGTTGCCACTGCAGGTGGCATCTGTGCTGAGCCCACCGGTGTCTGCATTTCAGCGAAAGGGCTGATGTTTGAGAGAGGCCCCGGGTAACTAGACCCCCAGGGGCTTCAGATGGGAGAAGCAGCGACTCACAGGGCCTGAGACCGTCACACAGTGGGCCAAGTCTGCAGCTCCGGGGCTCCTGACTGACTGTCATGTTGATCTCcagccagggccctggggaggtGGACAGCTAAGAAAGTAAGAGGTGAGTGGGAACATTGCCTTGAGGTCCTCAGATCTGTCCCTCGATGGTGAAACTAGCTGGCAGGCAGAGAATACTCAGTCCCCAAGAGGGACACAGGGGCCAGTGCAGTGTTGCACTAACCAGAGGGGAGAGCTGGGAGCCAGGCCCTCCCAGGCCCTGGCTGTGGCTCTCAGTGCAGACAGGCCCTAGGCTTACAGAGGATAGATCCCTTGGATGCCTTGGTGTCCTGGGCAGACTGAGGGCCTGCCCTTCAGCTGCTCACTACACAGTGCCCTTTCTGCCCTTCCTGGAAAATCTGTATGCCCCAAACCACTGTCCAGTTCTTCTGCCCCGGGGATCCCACAGGTCAGGTGAGGCTGTGGCTCCAGcgtccccagagtcctggtgtTCTCCTGAGAGTGCCCACGGGGGGCATCCAGGCAACAGTGGGGCCTAGGACACAGCCTGGGAGGACAGGTGGGACTGTCAGCCTGGGTGCCCCTTGACGAGCCTAAGGCTTCTGGGTGGGGACACGCAGGAGTCTTCAAAAGGATGGGTTTGGGGCTCGGGAGAGGGAGTAGGAGCTGGAACACTGTGAGACAAATGCCTGCCCCAGGAGAGCCAGAGAGCCAGCAAAGGAGGGAGCAGCCCCATGGAGCAAGGTCGAAGAAACTTTTAGAAGCCTTAGGAGAGTTTCCTGCCCTAAGCCCTGCTGTTTATTTGGTGCCATCTTTTTACTCCTGAGGAACTTTCCCTGGCTAGTTTTCAAGCTGATGAAGGACGGGACCCACATTTTCTGGGCATCTTCTGAGAGGCCTAGCTGGAGCTAGGTAGGGTCACCACTATGACCCTTGTAGCTGTAAAAGCACGTTGGCCGCAGTCTCCCCAGCCTGTGTGGGTGGCAGGGGGCTGCTCTGTCTTGTAGCTTGTCCAGCAGCCCGCCATGGTATCTCTGGGTGCCGGGGGAGCGCCAGCAGGTCCAGCCACATGAAGActgatggaatgttctggtcTGAGGGACCAGCTTGAAGCACTCCTGTTGGTCAGGACTGAGCTGACAGCAGTCAGCAGGAAAGGCAGGAGCAAGGCCCAGTCTCTTGGCCACTCTGGGCCTCAGGCCACTGAAGACAAGTGCAGGTCTCTTTCCGGCCTGAAGGCagtgggagggtgtgtgtgtgctgcaCTTAGAGCCTTTTGTCATTGTGTCATTAGCCAGTCCCTTGTGGGTGGGGCATCTGTCAGGCAGGTTCACAgactgatcttttcttttctttttttttttttaacaagctttagttcactttatttttcttgtagaCTGATCTTTTCTTAACGTGGAAGTTTGCCATAATTTAGTCCACTGTCCTCTGATCAtcgtgatttattttttattgtacttaCATGACACAAGGAGAAGGTGATGGTTTCCTCCCATGCTCAGCATTCACGTCCCTCCATCCTCACACCCCAATACCCGGGGCCCCACGAGTGTCACCGGAGTCCAGGTGGCTGGTGGGACGTCCCAGTGTAGGAGCCGGCCCTGTGGCCTTAGGTGGGCTCAGAGAGAGGGGCTGGCAGCCAGGCTCAGGCCACTGTTGGCGGGCAACCCCTCACAGACGTGGCATTTCTAGACCATGCCCAGCCGAGGAGCTCTTCCAGCGAGGCTTTAGAGTGGGCTCCCCGCAACCTTGCAAGCGGGGCAGGCCGCCAAGGGCTCTCCCGGGAACACGTGTGAGTTTTTACCTGCCAGGACCCTGCATCCCCCTGCTCGTCTCCTAGTCACCCCTCCGTCGGGTTCTCCATCTCCTGGGTGGTGCTGTTGACTCGTCTTGGGGCTGGTTGTCAGCATCGTATGCTCTCAATCCTAGCTTCAGCTTTCCCCCGTGAAGCTGTCCGAGCTCCATGCGGATCTGAAGATGCAAGAAAGGGACGAATTCGCCTGGAAGAAGCTAAAGGCTGAGGGCCTGGACGAAGATGGAAAGAAGCAGGCCAAGCTCACTCGCAACCTCAGCGGTAGCTTTCTTCTCTATTCAGCGCGGTAGGGGGGACGCGTGCTCGGCCCTGTGGCCCCGCAGTGGATGCAACGCAGTTTGTGGCAGGAGTCAAGTGGGGCTTCCCGGCTGCTGCCTGTGCCATGGCTCACTTCTGAGGAGCCGCCAGCCTTGGCCACGGCGGCCAGGCCATTTGGGGAGGCCCTTGGCCAATGGAGGCAAGTCAGAACAGGGGTAACCTGCATGTAGAACACACAGCACTCAGGGCCCTGCAGCTGCTGGGCCCAGAAGGGGGGGCCGGGGTCACCCCGTTGCCTGTGGTCCTCTGGAGGAGACAGTGGAGATGTTCCTAGGATCTGTAAATTCATGGGAAAGCAGATCTCACATCATCTGTAATGAAATAACTTTCTAACAGAGTGGAATGTATTGAGATGGGAAATAGTGAGCTGCTTGTTACTGTGGGTATTCAAGACAGAGCAGTTAGTCTGCCCAACCTCCCAGGATGCAAAAGACATGCATCCTCAGGATGGAGAGGCCTCTCAAGCCCCCTTCTCCACCTGCCTGTGGCACACACCAGGCGCAGGGCAGAACCCTGAGCTCACTGCTGAGGCGCCCCCATACCCTCCGTTTCAGCTGTGTCTCGGGGCCTCTCCCACACTGACTGCACTTGCCATCATCCTGTAGCGAAGAGCAAAGGGCAGAAGTCATGTCCCCGACCTGCCTGCTGGTGTCCCGGCCTGCCACCCTCCTGCCTGGGGATGCAAGCACACCCTCATCCATCCAAGCCTGCTGTAGCTCCCTGCAGAGTCCCCCCCCAATGGGACTGGAGTAGCCATGACTAGCTGGCTCCAGGTGTGGCTGGTCCTGGAGTCCACCTTGTAGCCCAACCACCATCCCGCATGCTCACGGAGCCAGACAAGGGCTTCCTCAGACGTGGCACCACGTGGAATGAGTGTTGTCTGTGATCCTGATCCCAAATGCTGTACATCCACACAGGCCTCTGGGAGGCATTTGTCCCCAGGCTCAGACAGACAATGGGTGCTGAGTGAGGATGAGTGATTGTCCGTGATTGAGCACAGCAGGGTTAACCCTGGGTTCTCTGACTCAGCTGCTGACATTGCTCCAGCCACCCTTCATCCCTCACCGTTAGACCTCATGAGATACCTCCAAGGTCTTCAGGCCACGTTGTGGACCTGCTTCTGGGTGAAGACGTAGGTCTACTGCTGTTTCATACGGCCTCGTTCTAGAATGTGATGAGACACATGACAAACAGGACAGGGTAGCAGAAGGGTCAGGTACATGGAGATGCGGGATCATTGCTCCCAGCTGGAATGCTTGGGGGCTACTCCAGAGGGCCAGGACAGGAGCCTGATCTGGAGTTACCCCTGAGGAAAGAAGGCTCTGGAAAGACCTGGAATCCTTGGTATGTCCTCCTTTCTGGAGAGAACCAATCCCCAGTGGATGGCTCGGGGCCAAGGCCGAGAGGAGCACGAGGGTGTAGAGAAGTCAGCCAGCTCCCGTCTCCCTCCCTGGACTCCTGCCACCAGCCCATGTCCTCGCAGGCAGGCCTGCCTTCCAGCCCAATGTCTAAGTCTGGGTTCCAAGTGgagccatctgtttcctgcttcCTAGGTGCCAGGGTCATGTGGCAGAAGACTCTGGAGACTGGGAAGCTGGAAGGCCACAGCAGACCCTCTTGAGCATTCGTCCCTCACTGGGCAGCTGGCTCTCTCCAGGATGTGGCCCAtgtcctccccatctcctcagctccccccaccccaggaccgACCATTGACAAGGCTGAGCCACACTGAGGGGACCACAGAGTGCAGTGCAGTGGTCAGACCGGGACCGAGACGTGAAAGGGAGGACTCAGGTGTAAGCAGGGCCATGCCCCTGCTATGCACCAGCCCCGTGGGGAACAAACTGCGTCGGGTCCGCGGTGTCCGGACCAGTTTTGACAGAGGCCTCTGTCTCAGGATGGGTCATGCTCTATCTACTTGTGCCAGGCCCGGCATCCTCAGTGAGAGCAGCAGAGCTAGGCTTGTGCTTGTGGGGCCCCTTCCACTGGAGTGTTTGTCTCTGGCTCCAGTTCACACTGAACCCCAGCGGCTGGAATCTAGAACCTTCAGCCTTCCAGGCTGGTGAATGCACCCTGAGACATGTGTGATTTGCCCTCAGAGGGGTCCCGTGTGGCAGCAGACTTGGAAGACTGGGGCCAGGCCGAGCCCGATGACCTCGCTATCCCTCCGCCCTTCCTGCTCCCCCTCACTGGGACCGTTCGTGTGCGTGCAGTGCAGACTGGGGGGTCCGGCAGGCGTGGCCGGAATTGGAGTAACAACTCCTGTGTCTCTCCTAGTGATCCTGGCCAAGTACGGCCTGGATGGGAGAAAGGATGCCCGGGCCGTGAGCAGCAACTCCCTCAGTGACCCCACCGAGGAGGACAGCCTGGAGGACCCCAGGCTGGAAAAGCTGTGGCACAAGGTACCCTAGGCGCTTCCTTTGGGCCCTAAGACCTGTACCCTAGCGTTGAGGCTTAAGGGGGCTGCTAGGGGCTGCTTCTGcttaagagcctgtttctgggGGGATCTTGAGGGGTGGGGTTTTCTTCTTGGAACCACAAGGCTGCTTTTCTGTGGTTGGGGCAGGGCTTCACTGCCTTGCCAGGGGGGCGCTTGCCCACTCGGAGAAGGAATCATGTGTGGCGGGGCGCTGTCAGAGCTTCAAAGGACCAGAATGGGCTGGACGATCTGTAAACGGCAAGGCTTATGGCAGCCCATGGGCCATGTGTTGTATGGTGTCCACTTGGTTTTGGAGTCAGAGCCTATATGCTCTCTGGTTTAGAAAGGTGTGCTCACGGGGCAGGTGTATGGGGGCTGGGCTCCTATGGGGTACAAAGTCCGGGTGGGTGCAGGCAGGCAGTGGCTTGATACGGCCACAGCGATTCACTCGCTCCACGGCCCTTAATCTCCCAGCTCCTGTGCAGGTTCTGCCTGGACCGCACTGAATTAGAATCAGAATTTGCACACCAGCCCATCATCCTTGGTCCAAGGGGAGAGGCTGCAGCAGCAGGGAGGGCGGGTCCACTGTGGAGGGGGCCCCGTGGCCACCGGGCTGAGCCCTAGGCCTGCGTTCTTTGTGAGTCACCACAAAGCCCCGCAGGGCAGGTGGATGACCACGTGGAGACTGGCCTGAAGTTCCCCCCCAGGAGGGGacgctcccccaccccacctccttgGGGATCCTACAGCTCCCATTCTTTGATGGCTGTCACCTCTCCGTGGAGCCTGGTGACAGGTCCTGCTTCGTCCTGTAGTTGCAGGGTCATCAAGCAAGAATACAGGAGCGAGGGTCCTGCCCGATATGAGGAGAGCTCTGTAGCAACCCTCATGGAGTCCCGGCGTGTGGCCTGGGAGGGTCACCCCAGGGCGTGGGCTGGCTCCCAGTGTGTTCACTTCCCCCAGGCAAAGACATCTGGGAAGTTCTCCAGCGAGGAGCTGACCAAGCTATGGCGGGAGTTCCAACACCACAAGGAGAAAGTGCACGAATACAACGTCCTGCTGGAGACGCTGAGCAGGACTGAAGGTGTCCCTGCCCCGCCCTCCTGCAGGCGGCCCTGGGGGGGGTGCCCTCCCTCCCTGTGCACCCGGTCCGTGGGTGGGACTCCCCCATCGGGCTCATCAGGGAACCTCTGACAACATGAGTGTGTTGGTCAGACGTGGGACATGGGTCATGGGTTGCCGTGGCTGCCCTTCCCGCACAGACACAGATGCCACCCCAGCATGTTGTGTCACCCCCGGGGATGGGGGCATGGGGTCACAGGTGTCGGCCCGGGGTATTTCTGCTGCAGCAGGCGGGGTCCCCAGCATCAGCTCACGGCCACCCCTCTCGGCATCGGTCTCATGCAGAAATCCAAGAAAATGTCATCAGCCCGTTGGACGTGAGCCGCGTCAAGGAAGACATGCTGCACAGCAAACACGCGGAGCTCAAGGACCGGCTGCGGGGCATCAACCAGGCCTACGACCGCCTGCGCAAAGTCAGCCACCAGGGCTACGGCCCCGAGACCGGTGAGTGCATGGCAAGCTCCCTGCACTCAAGCATCATTGCCGTGTGTCCCATGCCATCCGTGACAGGGTCCGGGCCCCCCATGGTGGGCCGCTATCTGTCGTGCTCCCGCCCAAGGCCCGTGAAGGTATTGGGGAACACTGCGCAAGGCTGCCCCCCTTCTCAGGCTTCCTGCGCGCTCACATGGTCTCCAGCCTGAGCGTGCAGAGCGGGAGCTCAGCTGGTGCTTCTCCTGTTAGGGACACAGCAGGTCAGGAGACCTGGAGTCGGGGCTGACCGCTGCCCTGCGCCTCCCTGCCTGCACCCAGCCAGCTCCTGTCTGTCCCATGGTCTACCATATTCTACCAGAACATTCTCTATGAGCCTCTTGAGGTCCCTAGGCAGGAATGGGTCAGTGGAAGGAGGGGGTGCAGCACCTGACGGTATGCcttgtggggtgggggcagctctGACCAGCCTGCTCCCCGGTCTcctctggggagggaggaggggtgagTGGCCCAGGTGGGCACCGTCACGGCGTCTGCTCAGGAGTGCTAGCCAATGTCAACAGGTCCTTTTCATATGCTTTGCTTCGCTTTGGAGCCAGAAGGACAAGCAGTGGCTTAAACCTTAACCCAGAACTGTGGGTAGATTGACACAGTCCTGGCCCAGAGGCCCCAAGGAACCCTGACAGCTCCTGGTTCCCAGCACCCCTCCCCTAGCGAGGGGCTCTGCCACTGGGCCCCTCCGTTTCAAAGGTGCAGGCCAGCGAGAGTGTCGCCAAGGCCAGGTTCCAGTGATGCCTGGAGCCGCGGACTGCGCGTGCATGAGAACAGCCCTCCATTTGCTTCCAGACGGCATTGGACACCCACACGTGTGCGTGCAAGCACACAGCATGtccctgtgtatgtgtgtccagACGCTCACACTCGTGGTATCATCAGCCCCTGGGTGTCACAGGAGCCGCCACACATTCACCAGAACTGCTTTTGCTTTTCTGCCAGAGTTCGAGGAGCCCCGAGTAATAGATCTGTGGGACCTGGCCAAGTCCTCCAACTTCACTGAGAAGGAGCTGGAGTCCTTCCGGGTAAGGACGGTGCCGGTGACGCCACCTTGCGTTCTTTGGCAACACCTGTTGTCACACTTTGTACTAATGTGGAAAAGATTCTGAACCATGGTGTGAGTGGCAGACCAGCGTGTTCCTGGGCCTTTTTCCTATGTCCTGTGTCCCTTTGCCATGCTGGTTGGCGGCTGTGGGGCACCACCATGCCCGCATCTCTGTGGATGGTGCTGGCCTCTGGTGGATTGAGGGTCTGGCCCCGGGGCCGTTTGCTTAGCTTCGTTATGCTAGGTATGAGGACAGACAGCTGGGGTAGAAGCACACAGGTTGAGAACAGAGCCTGCATGGGGTTCTGTAGCGGCCCTGGAATTGAGGGCCTTTGGGCTGCTGGAGTGTCGCCTCCTGGGGGTTGTGCTGTAACCAGGCCGCTACAGCCAGTGGGTCAGGTCAGAATGACCCCTCTTGGCTGGAGGAGCCTGCCATGGGGGTTCCAGCTGGGGCCTGTGGAGGGAGAGGTCATTCTGTCATGTGGGTCCTGGAGGCCACTGCTGCGTGCACATACCACAGGGCCCACGGtcacaggggcagggagagagggtagGAAAGGGGATAGCTGTGTAGTGGTAGGGGCAGGGGCCTCTGAGGGATCACTggcaggcaggagaggcaggacaCTAAGACACAGCAGGGACACTGGTGACTGTCCAGCAGAGGTTCCTAAGTCAGCCTCCGCCGGGAGCTCAGCCCAGTTCACAGGGACGCATGTTGTCAGCCCTTGTGGTCCCCAGGTAGCCCACTTAGGCCCACTGGCAGTCTGGACAAGGTCACTGTTCAGCCAAGACCAGGCTGTCGGGGACCGGCCAGCAAGACCAACCCAAGAGCACCGAGcaggtggctggggtggggtggggcagaaagGGCCGTGTCACAGAGCCGCAGTGAGATGGTGGCTGCAGCTGGTGGGACACAAGGCCATGGGGACAGCGGAGAGGACAGAGCAGTGTGGCTGTGGCTGAAGTCCCAGTCCAGTGTCAGGCTGGTTGTGGGCTCAGGGCAAGAGGGGATCAGGTTCACCAAGGGGCGGCAGCAGGCCCGGTTGCCAGACATGGGCAGGGGCCCCATGAAGGCTGGTCCACTCGTGATGGCATCTCTGGTGGGTTGGGTCGCTCTCTTTGTGTCCATGTGCACTGCTGTCTTGTCAGGGAGCAGCAGGGACAGCACCTGGAACTATCCCAGGCAGGGGGCACATTGAGGGGCTCGGGATGTGTGCCCTCAGAGGAGGCAGCGCCCGACTTCCCGCACTGAGCTCTGGCACCCAGCCCCAGGTGTGGCGTGGCCGCCCGGGtcctgaggggtggggaggtcGACTGGGGACCCCAGAGCAACACGAAGAGTCCACTGGGGGGACATTCATCTGTTTAAACATTCTAGGAGGAGCTTAAGCACTTTGAAGCCAAAATCGAGAAGCACAGCCACTATCAGAAGCAGCTGGAAATCTCTCACCAGAAACTGAAACATGTGGAGAGCTTCGGGGACCCAGAGCATGTGAGCCGGAACAAGGAGAAGTACGCCATGCTGGAGGAGAAGACCAAGGAGCTGGGCTACAAGGTGTGTGTGCCTTGGGGTGTCCCCTGGCCCCGCATGTGTGCTGGTCTTCCCCTGCTGGCAGCAGGTGGTCATGTAGAGCTATGGGACACCTGTGTTCCTGGCTTGTTCCCTTGGCCTAGTGACCCTGCACAGGGTATGCATATGAGGCAGTGGCTTTGGTACTCCTGCGTGTGCCCGGGAGGACAGTTCCCTGAGAATCCTGTGAGGTGTGTGTACAGGCCGTGTTTTCTCTTGTGGGAATGGGGACCGTCCCAGGGCAGCAGCAGGTGGCTCAAGCAGGATGGGCTCACTCCAGGGCTGGTCAGGCTGTTCGCGGTGACCCACAAAGCAGGTGCCCATCCAGGCATAGAAACGTGGTTGGCCTCCATGGGagaaagcagcagcagggcaGCACGGACGCTTGGAGTGGCCAAAGGACTCACAGTACAGTCTGGAAGCAGATAAGATGGGTCATCtcgagagagagcaagggaggaggGATCCCCTTGTGCATCTCACTCTGGAGCCACAGGGATGGACCAGTCATCCAAACACATGAAACTTTAGTGAGCCAAGGGGGTCTTGACccaggggaggggtgcagggTCCAGGCCCACCTGGCTGCCTGTCGGGGAGGAGGCAAGCACCCCGCGTGGGAGGTCGGCTCCAAAGTGCCGCTGTGGGGCAGGAACCTGCAGGGGGAAGTCGCTGTGATGGGCAGGGACAGGCACAGGGTGGTCTCTGCCTCATTACCGTGGCAGAAATGCACGTGTATGGCACCCTCGGCTCCATGAGGCTGGGGCACTGGGCGGTTCCTGGAGGGGCCCAGCTAGATGActtctctgttctctgcctctGTGAGGGGCTGGGGTGGAAAACGTCTCTCCTTTCTGTCTGCGTCACCTGCCCTGTGCAGTGTTTTTAGCGGGTAGTGGTGGTCTAATGGCGAGAGGCGGCTTTCATGGTTGATTTCCTCTCTCCGGACGGCAGACTTGCCGTTCAAGAAAAGCGAGGCGTTCAGGTCCCTTCTAAGACCGCGCATCTAGTGATGTTGGGCAGGTGGCCGCTGTGCTGATGCTGGGCTGCTGTTTTCAGGTGAAGAAGCATTTACAGGATCTGTCAGGCCGCATCTCCAGAGCTCGCCACAACGAACTCTGAAGGCCGCAGGAGGCACCGGCGGGAAGAGGCGGGGTGCTGGGCATCTGCCTGAGCATGGCCCAGGGACCTGCGGTGGCGCTGGACACAAGACAGGACCTTGGACATGGCGTGTGGGGCCCGGCCGGGCATCCCTCACGTGGAAGGACTGCTTCCGATCCCCTGGGTGCCCGATGAGCCATGTATCAGACTCGTGTGAATCTGTCACTGCAAGTACCGTGTCTTTAAAAACATGTCACACGGTGTCAGTTGTCTGTGATGTGACCTGTCCCTCGGTGGGGTCTCTGCATCTGCATCTTGCTCctcttccacccccccaccccccatgtctTTGCTGTGTGAGTGTGACATGGGCGGGGTCGAGGGCCTCCCAGGGCCACAGTCCCCCTGGTTTGACCCCCGAGAGCAGGGTGGATTGAATTTCGAAGGGAGGGGTGACCTCTGGCCCAGGCCTGCTGGGGGCTCATACTGACCCTGCTGgcatctccctccccacctcagagACCGGGCCGGGGCACTGAGGTGGGACAGCTCCATGGCGACTCTCCCCTGACTTCACTGCAGGTAGTCCATGTGGCGGTCTGATACAGTTC
The DNA window shown above is from Neovison vison isolate M4711 chromosome 11, ASM_NN_V1, whole genome shotgun sequence and carries:
- the LRPAP1 gene encoding alpha-2-macroglobulin receptor-associated protein — encoded protein: MATPRLGSGSRGLPQPQLLVLLLLLLVLLLLLGPWPAAGHGGKYSREKNEPELPPKREPPNSPGGEFRMEKLNQLWEKAQRLQLSPVKLSELHADLKMQERDEFAWKKLKAEGLDEDGKKQAKLTRNLSVILAKYGLDGRKDARAVSSNSLSDPTEEDSLEDPRLEKLWHKAKTSGKFSSEELTKLWREFQHHKEKVHEYNVLLETLSRTEEIQENVISPLDVSRVKEDMLHSKHAELKDRLRGINQAYDRLRKVSHQGYGPETEFEEPRVIDLWDLAKSSNFTEKELESFREELKHFEAKIEKHSHYQKQLEISHQKLKHVESFGDPEHVSRNKEKYAMLEEKTKELGYKVKKHLQDLSGRISRARHNEL